A single region of the Triticum dicoccoides isolate Atlit2015 ecotype Zavitan chromosome 2B, WEW_v2.0, whole genome shotgun sequence genome encodes:
- the LOC119365456 gene encoding 60S ribosomal protein L7-2-like, with protein MASEAAKVPVPESVNFKRKRGEVWAAAKKQKVADEKKKDAENTKVIYARAKEYAGEYEAQDKELVQLKREARMKGGFYVSPEAKLLFVVRIRGINAMHPKTKKILQLLRLRQIFNGVFLKVNKATINMLRRVEPYVAYGYPNLKSVRELIYKRGYGKLNKQRIPLTNNKVIEEGLGKHNIICIEDLVHEILTVGPHFKEANNFLWPFKLKAPLGGLKKKRNHYVEGGDAGNRENYINQLVRRMN; from the exons ATGGCCTCCGAGGCGGCGAAGGTGCCGGTGCCGGAGTCGGTGAACTTCAAGAGGAAGAGGGGAGAGGTCTGGGCCGCCGCGAAGAAGCAGAAGGTCGCCGACGAGAAGAAGAAGGACGCGGAGAACACCAAGGTCATCTACGCCCGCGCCAAGGAGTACGCCGGGGAGTATGAGGCTCAG GACAAGGAGCTGGTGCAACTTAAGCGTGAGGCCCGGATGAAGGGTGGGTTCTATGTCAGTCCTGAGGCAAAGCTGCTGTTTGTCGTCCGTATCCGTGG TATCAATGCTATGCACCCAAAGACCAAGAAGATCTTGCAGCTTTTGCGTTTGAGGCAG ATTTTTAATGGTGTGTTCCTTAAGGTCAACAAGGCCACCATTAACATGCTGCGTCGGGTTGAGCCATATGTTGCTTACGG GTACCCTAACCTCAAGAGTGTCAGGGAGCTGATCTACAAGAGAGGTTACGGAAAGCTCAACAAGCAAAGGATCCCTCTGACCAACAACAAAGTCATCGAGGAG GGTTTGGGGAAGCACAACATCATCTGCATTGAGGACCTTGTGCATGAGATCTTGACCGTCGGCCCACACTTCAAGGAGGCGAACAACTTCCTGTGGCCATTCAAGCTCAAGGCTCCGCTCGGTGGCctgaagaagaagaggaaccacTACGTCGAGGGTGGTGATGCTGGCAACCGCGAGAACTACATCAACCAGCTCGTTAGAAGGATGAACTAG